The following proteins come from a genomic window of Pseudomonas sp. WJP1:
- a CDS encoding TIGR00730 family Rossman fold protein: MTIASPLRSIAVFCGSNYGLNPDYVEGAQALGREIARRGLRLVYGGTDKGLMGVMADTVLAEGGEVVGIITRLLFDLGHLHQGLTRHEVTQDMRSRKTRMSEYADAFIALPGGLGTFEELFEVATLTQLGEHHKGVACLNIGGFFNPLRSLLDHAVAEAFMKTEHSEMLLIDTDPVALIDALEQWQAPTVTKWIGPAPLPVTAQ; encoded by the coding sequence ATGACGATCGCTTCTCCCCTGCGCAGCATTGCCGTGTTCTGCGGCTCCAACTACGGCCTCAACCCCGACTATGTCGAAGGCGCCCAGGCCCTCGGCCGGGAAATCGCCCGGCGCGGCTTGCGCCTGGTGTATGGCGGCACCGACAAGGGCTTGATGGGAGTGATGGCCGATACCGTACTCGCCGAGGGCGGCGAGGTGGTTGGCATCATCACCCGCCTGTTGTTCGATCTCGGGCATCTGCATCAAGGCCTGACCCGGCATGAAGTGACGCAGGACATGCGCAGCCGCAAGACGCGAATGAGCGAATACGCCGATGCCTTCATTGCACTGCCCGGCGGTCTGGGGACTTTTGAGGAGTTGTTTGAAGTGGCGACGCTGACGCAACTGGGCGAACACCACAAAGGCGTCGCCTGCCTGAACATCGGCGGCTTTTTCAATCCGCTGCGCAGTCTTCTCGACCACGCCGTGGCTGAAGCCTTCATGAAGACCGAGCACAGCGAGATGCTGTTGATCGATACTGATCCGGTAGCACTGATTGATGCGCTTGAGCAGTGGCAGGCGCCGACCGTGACGAAGTGGATCGGACCTGCCCCGTTACCCGTTACAGCGCAGTGA
- a CDS encoding FMN-dependent NADH-azoreductase — translation MKILRVICSPRGTASESYRLSQTLINHLIDSHQGCDFIITERGVTGLAHVDADYAEAVSKRRDPSNAHAAKGALLQSEQLIRELESADCLVIATPMHNLMVPSALKAWLDHVIQADRTFRITPEGKVGTLRDRPVFIAIASGSTFTGANARQPDFLRPWLKAVLASIGLLDVKFFSVEGTGQEPHALSATREKTAKESALYFSSRAPMPA, via the coding sequence ATGAAAATACTGCGCGTGATCTGCAGCCCGCGAGGGACAGCCTCCGAGAGTTATCGGCTCTCGCAAACCCTCATCAACCATTTGATCGATAGCCATCAAGGCTGCGATTTCATCATCACCGAGCGCGGGGTCACAGGGCTTGCGCATGTCGATGCCGACTATGCCGAGGCCGTGAGCAAACGCCGCGATCCATCCAATGCTCACGCCGCCAAAGGCGCCCTGTTGCAGTCCGAACAATTGATCCGCGAGCTGGAAAGCGCCGACTGCCTGGTGATCGCCACCCCCATGCATAACCTGATGGTGCCTTCGGCGCTGAAGGCCTGGCTCGACCATGTGATCCAGGCCGACCGAACCTTTCGTATCACTCCCGAAGGCAAGGTCGGCACCTTGCGCGACCGGCCAGTGTTCATCGCCATCGCCTCAGGCAGCACCTTCACCGGCGCCAACGCCCGGCAACCGGACTTTCTGCGGCCGTGGCTGAAGGCCGTACTGGCGAGTATCGGCTTGCTCGACGTGAAGTTTTTCTCAGTAGAAGGCACCGGGCAAGAACCCCATGCGTTGAGCGCTACCCGAGAAAAAACCGCGAAGGAAAGCGCGCTGTATTTTTCCAGCCGTGCGCCAATGCCCGCCTGA
- the pdxR gene encoding MocR-like pyridoxine biosynthesis transcription factor PdxR: MTSPINNLSPLDPASKEPIYRQIYWRFRAAISDGVLAPGARIPAARALAKELGLARGTIDTAYSLLAAEGYIQSRGQAGTVVAAGLTLRTDSRRDEHAFNPLAGTSVRHKAPVLPFQMALPALDVFPRKIWAQIGARCVRATGVADMANPSAYGLESLRSAIASYLQMARGIDCQPSQVFVTSGYRNTLTLIVHALLKPGDRVLVENPGYPPTRQLLEYLQIAVQPVAVDQDGMQVEQGVSASLDARAAVVTPAHQSPLCMSLSLPRRLQLLEWARRERSWIIEDDYDGEYRYVSRPLPALKSLDRDGRVLYAGTFSKVLFPGIRLAYLVVPPAQVERFEHVSQTFLGGCPELTQAIVTTFVTEGHFARHIQRMRKLYGERREAAVRGLTNALGDQIHIDAQPGGMHLILRLSRPQSDRALVERLLHAGIYAEALSECCIGPQTHCGLLLGFANIASKASAEQLGQHILALL, encoded by the coding sequence ATGACCAGCCCCATCAACAACCTGTCACCCCTCGATCCCGCCTCGAAGGAGCCGATCTACCGGCAAATCTACTGGCGGTTTCGCGCGGCGATCAGCGACGGCGTACTCGCGCCCGGCGCGCGCATTCCCGCGGCCCGGGCGCTGGCAAAAGAGCTGGGGCTGGCCCGGGGCACCATCGATACCGCGTATTCGTTGCTGGCGGCCGAAGGTTATATCCAGTCCCGTGGTCAGGCCGGCACGGTGGTGGCGGCAGGGCTCACGCTCAGAACAGACTCGCGCCGTGACGAACACGCCTTCAACCCGCTCGCCGGCACCTCGGTCCGGCACAAGGCGCCAGTGCTGCCCTTTCAAATGGCCTTGCCGGCACTGGATGTGTTTCCACGCAAGATCTGGGCGCAGATCGGCGCTCGCTGCGTGCGCGCCACCGGAGTCGCGGACATGGCCAATCCATCGGCGTACGGATTGGAATCCTTGCGCAGTGCGATCGCCAGCTACTTGCAAATGGCGCGCGGCATCGATTGCCAACCTTCCCAGGTGTTCGTCACCTCGGGTTACCGCAACACCCTGACGCTGATCGTCCACGCCTTGCTGAAACCAGGCGACCGTGTGCTCGTCGAAAACCCCGGTTACCCCCCTACCCGCCAATTGCTCGAGTATCTGCAGATCGCGGTGCAACCCGTTGCGGTGGACCAGGACGGCATGCAGGTCGAGCAAGGTGTGAGCGCTTCACTTGACGCCCGCGCGGCGGTGGTCACGCCGGCCCATCAAAGCCCCTTGTGCATGTCGCTGTCATTGCCGCGCCGCCTGCAACTGCTGGAGTGGGCACGTCGGGAGCGATCCTGGATCATCGAGGACGACTATGACGGCGAGTACCGTTACGTCAGTCGTCCGCTACCCGCGCTCAAGAGCCTGGATCGCGACGGACGCGTGTTGTACGCCGGCACCTTCAGCAAAGTACTGTTTCCCGGCATCCGCCTGGCTTATCTGGTGGTGCCGCCAGCGCAGGTCGAACGCTTCGAACACGTCAGCCAGACCTTCCTCGGCGGTTGCCCGGAGCTCACCCAGGCCATCGTCACCACCTTTGTCACCGAGGGCCATTTCGCCCGGCATATCCAGCGCATGCGCAAACTCTACGGCGAACGCCGGGAGGCGGCGGTCAGAGGACTGACGAATGCCTTGGGCGATCAAATTCACATCGACGCCCAACCGGGCGGCATGCACCTGATTCTGCGCTTGTCCCGGCCTCAATCCGACCGTGCACTGGTTGAGCGCCTGCTGCATGCAGGCATTTACGCCGAAGCCTTGAGCGAGTGTTGCATCGGCCCTCAAACCCATTGCGGCTTGCTGCTCGGCTTCGCCAACATCGCCTCGAAAGCCAGTGCCGAACAGCTTGGACAACACATCCTGGCGCTGCTCTGA
- a CDS encoding carboxymuconolactone decarboxylase family protein: MTSRINYASASPEGYKAFGNVYGYLQKSDLPTELIDLVYLRVSQINGCAFCIDMHSRDLLNLGVAADKLVLVPVWHDAGNLFTQRERVALAWAESVTRVAETAVPDAIYQAATAIFNEKELADLTYAIALMNAFNRLGVAFRSTPAAAQKA; this comes from the coding sequence ATGACTTCGCGAATCAACTACGCCAGTGCTTCCCCTGAAGGTTACAAGGCCTTCGGCAACGTCTACGGCTATCTGCAAAAGAGCGATCTGCCCACCGAACTCATCGACCTGGTCTACCTGCGGGTGTCGCAAATCAATGGCTGCGCGTTTTGCATCGACATGCATTCGCGCGATTTACTCAACCTGGGTGTCGCGGCAGACAAGCTGGTGCTGGTGCCGGTGTGGCACGACGCCGGGAATCTCTTCACCCAGCGTGAACGCGTGGCGCTGGCCTGGGCCGAAAGCGTCACGCGGGTCGCCGAAACCGCTGTTCCTGATGCCATTTATCAGGCCGCGACCGCCATCTTCAACGAAAAGGAACTGGCGGATCTCACTTACGCCATCGCCTTGATGAACGCATTCAACCGGCTCGGCGTGGCATTCCGCTCGACACCGGCGGCGGCTCAAAAAGCCTGA
- a CDS encoding DMT family transporter, with the protein MAWALLGIAGILEIAFAFYMKGSEGFTRWVPGVLTVVTGLSSVFLLSLSLRTLPVGTAYAVWTGIGAAGTAIVGMALLGDSTAPLRLVCIGVILAGVIGLKVVSAN; encoded by the coding sequence ATGGCCTGGGCACTATTGGGTATCGCCGGCATTCTGGAAATCGCCTTCGCCTTCTACATGAAGGGCTCCGAAGGTTTCACACGATGGGTTCCCGGTGTCTTGACGGTCGTCACCGGGTTGTCGAGCGTTTTCCTGCTTTCACTTTCGCTGCGCACCTTGCCGGTGGGCACGGCTTATGCGGTATGGACCGGCATCGGCGCGGCGGGCACTGCGATTGTCGGCATGGCGCTGCTGGGGGACTCCACGGCACCTCTGCGCCTGGTTTGCATCGGGGTGATTCTGGCGGGGGTCATTGGGCTTAAAGTGGTGTCGGCGAACTGA
- a CDS encoding LysR substrate-binding domain-containing protein: MKIHPLPPLNSLVAFEAAARHLSFTLAAQELNVTQGAISRQVRLLEDYLGKVLFERTTRTIHLSPAASQYYETVRASLLHIAQATGEIRHWQGAEQVTVATSTAMASLWLLPKVSEFQRENEEIDLRIIAHDQVKDFSRLDCDLALYYCRTPPRDMQVTPLFSEEVFPVCSPAYLAKHPALNKPEDLAACTWLFLDDPQRDWIGWPEWFRSLGLKNVEPKRRININSYSMLIQSAIGGQGIALAWSNLVDDYLQTGALVRPLDTVLRTEAQFCLLEPLARGGMRQSVKRFRSWLMNQLPPPEDNK, from the coding sequence ATGAAAATCCACCCTTTACCGCCACTCAACAGCCTGGTCGCGTTTGAAGCGGCAGCGCGCCATTTGAGTTTTACCCTGGCCGCGCAAGAATTGAATGTCACCCAAGGGGCAATCAGTCGACAAGTTCGCCTGCTTGAAGATTATCTGGGCAAGGTCCTGTTCGAACGCACCACCCGCACGATTCACCTGAGCCCCGCAGCCAGCCAGTACTATGAAACGGTCCGTGCCTCGTTGCTGCATATTGCCCAGGCCACCGGTGAAATTCGTCATTGGCAGGGTGCCGAGCAAGTGACGGTTGCCACCAGTACCGCGATGGCTTCACTGTGGCTGTTGCCTAAAGTGAGTGAGTTTCAACGGGAGAACGAAGAGATCGATCTGCGGATCATCGCCCATGACCAGGTCAAGGATTTCTCGCGCCTGGACTGTGACCTGGCCCTGTATTACTGCCGCACACCGCCCAGGGACATGCAGGTCACGCCGCTGTTTTCCGAAGAAGTGTTCCCGGTCTGCAGCCCCGCTTACCTGGCCAAGCACCCGGCCTTGAACAAGCCAGAGGACCTGGCTGCCTGCACCTGGCTGTTCCTCGACGACCCGCAGCGTGACTGGATCGGCTGGCCTGAATGGTTCCGCAGCCTGGGCCTGAAAAACGTCGAGCCCAAGCGCCGGATCAATATCAACAGCTATTCGATGTTGATCCAGTCCGCTATCGGCGGACAGGGTATTGCGCTGGCCTGGTCCAACCTGGTCGATGATTACCTGCAGACCGGTGCCTTGGTGCGACCGCTCGACACCGTGTTACGCACAGAAGCGCAGTTTTGTTTGCTCGAACCCTTAGCGCGTGGCGGTATGCGGCAAAGTGTAAAACGCTTTCGCAGTTGGCTGATGAATCAACTTCCACCGCCCGAGGACAACAAGTAA
- a CDS encoding aromatic ring-hydroxylating oxygenase subunit alpha, which translates to MSSIQQIPVHQLETVLNPIHEATGLSNEFYTEQRYFELERDQVLGKTWACVGFASDLGKAGSVKPVDFMGLPLLLMRNREGLVQVFHNVCSHRGMKLVEEAGEVQGVIRCPYHSWTYDLNGGLRGTPHVGGIDQHKDERFACEKHGLKAIRSAIWMDMVFINLSGDAQSLEDMLAPLTTRWTQFLGKDGMSLLRRRPGHDATTLDINCNWKLAVENYCEAYHLPWVHPSLNSYSRLEDHYNIIFDQHFAGQGSYAYNLSDVAGTHLPKFPAWPLDRLRNAEYVAFFPNVLLGIQADHAFAMQLEPVSPGRTIEHLRLFYVGDDAATSEEFSACREAILESWKVVFAEDISSVEGMQKGRHSPGYKGGAFSPEMDIPTHFFHQWAARQLLATTPSA; encoded by the coding sequence ATGAGCAGCATCCAGCAAATTCCTGTGCATCAACTTGAAACCGTCCTTAATCCGATTCATGAAGCGACCGGCCTGAGCAACGAGTTCTACACCGAACAACGCTACTTCGAACTTGAGCGCGATCAGGTCCTGGGTAAAACCTGGGCATGTGTAGGTTTCGCCAGTGACCTGGGCAAGGCCGGTTCGGTCAAGCCCGTCGATTTCATGGGGCTGCCTTTGCTGCTGATGCGCAACCGTGAAGGCCTGGTGCAGGTGTTCCATAACGTTTGCAGTCACCGCGGCATGAAGCTGGTGGAGGAGGCCGGTGAGGTGCAGGGCGTCATTCGCTGCCCTTACCATTCCTGGACCTACGACCTCAACGGCGGGCTGCGTGGCACGCCCCATGTCGGCGGTATCGACCAGCACAAGGACGAACGCTTCGCCTGTGAAAAACACGGTTTGAAGGCCATCCGCAGCGCCATCTGGATGGACATGGTGTTCATCAACCTGTCCGGCGACGCGCAATCGCTCGAAGACATGCTGGCCCCTCTGACCACACGCTGGACGCAGTTCCTGGGCAAGGACGGCATGAGTTTGCTGCGCCGTCGTCCGGGTCATGACGCCACCACGCTGGACATCAACTGCAACTGGAAACTGGCGGTCGAGAATTACTGCGAGGCCTACCACCTGCCGTGGGTGCACCCGAGCCTGAACTCGTACTCGCGCCTGGAAGACCACTACAACATCATTTTCGACCAGCACTTCGCCGGCCAGGGCAGCTACGCCTACAACCTGTCGGACGTCGCCGGGACGCATTTGCCGAAATTCCCCGCCTGGCCGCTGGATCGCCTGCGCAACGCCGAGTATGTCGCGTTCTTCCCGAACGTCCTGCTCGGCATCCAGGCTGACCATGCCTTCGCCATGCAGCTGGAGCCGGTCTCGCCGGGACGCACGATTGAACACCTGCGCCTGTTCTATGTGGGCGATGACGCAGCCACCAGTGAGGAATTCAGCGCTTGCCGCGAAGCGATCCTGGAGTCCTGGAAAGTGGTGTTCGCCGAAGACATCAGTTCGGTCGAAGGCATGCAGAAAGGCCGGCATTCCCCAGGCTACAAGGGCGGCGCGTTCTCTCCGGAAATGGACATCCCGACGCACTTCTTCCACCAGTGGGCCGCACGTCAACTGCTCGCCACCACGCCGTCTGCCTGA
- a CDS encoding aldehyde dehydrogenase family protein — protein sequence MYPIASHWLNYIDGQWCDSAQRLTVNNPGTAEPLATIAQATVDDAERALLAARRCADSGELTRVRPAQRVTWLLRIAEEIRAVADEGAWVLCQENGKRLSDARDEFIEAARYFEYYAGMADKIEGTSIPLGNGYMDFTLYDPMGVSAQIVPWNFPVSICARSLAPALAAGNAVVIKSPELSPLGMCVLIRAIAKAGLPDGAINLICGRGREVGAYLVSHRAVDQIVFTGSVPTGQSILRDAAQHAIPSVMELGGKSAAIAFADVDREQLLASVQSGIFFNAGQVCSAMSRLLVQREIYDEVVEAVVAMAEGLSVGLGQDNADLTPVVSTGQLAGIEALCRRAVEDGAVAVTGGEAFADRAGHFMRPTVFKDVTAQMCIAQEEVFGPVLAIMPFDTEEEAIAIANGTEFGLVAGVFTQDISRAMRCTRRLKSGQVFVNEWYAGGIETPFGGVGLSGFGREKGQEALYSYVRTKNVAIRVAGE from the coding sequence ATGTATCCGATAGCCTCCCACTGGCTCAATTACATCGACGGGCAATGGTGCGACAGCGCCCAGCGCCTGACGGTGAACAACCCCGGCACGGCTGAGCCGCTCGCAACCATCGCCCAGGCCACCGTCGACGATGCCGAGCGCGCGTTGCTGGCTGCCCGCCGCTGTGCCGACAGCGGTGAATTGACCCGTGTGCGTCCGGCGCAGCGCGTCACCTGGCTGCTGCGCATTGCCGAGGAAATTCGCGCTGTGGCCGACGAGGGTGCCTGGGTGCTGTGCCAGGAAAACGGCAAGCGCCTGAGCGATGCCCGCGATGAGTTCATCGAGGCGGCGCGCTACTTCGAGTATTACGCCGGCATGGCCGACAAGATCGAAGGCACCTCGATCCCGTTGGGCAACGGCTACATGGACTTTACCCTGTACGACCCGATGGGCGTGTCGGCACAGATCGTCCCGTGGAATTTCCCGGTGTCGATCTGCGCCCGTTCCCTGGCCCCGGCCCTGGCGGCTGGCAATGCGGTGGTCATCAAGTCCCCCGAGCTTTCACCGCTGGGCATGTGCGTGCTGATCCGCGCCATTGCCAAGGCCGGCTTGCCCGACGGCGCGATCAACCTGATTTGCGGCCGCGGCCGCGAAGTCGGCGCGTACCTGGTCAGCCATCGCGCTGTCGACCAGATCGTGTTCACCGGTTCCGTGCCGACGGGCCAGTCGATTTTGCGCGATGCCGCGCAACATGCGATTCCCAGCGTGATGGAACTGGGGGGCAAGTCCGCGGCGATCGCTTTCGCCGATGTGGACCGTGAACAACTGCTGGCCAGTGTCCAGTCGGGCATTTTCTTCAATGCCGGCCAGGTCTGTTCGGCGATGTCGCGGCTGCTGGTGCAGCGCGAGATCTATGACGAGGTGGTCGAGGCCGTCGTGGCCATGGCCGAGGGGCTCAGCGTCGGCCTGGGCCAGGACAACGCAGACCTCACACCAGTGGTCAGCACCGGGCAACTGGCGGGCATCGAAGCCTTGTGCCGCCGCGCAGTGGAAGACGGCGCGGTGGCGGTCACCGGGGGTGAAGCATTCGCTGACCGGGCCGGGCATTTCATGCGCCCGACGGTGTTCAAGGACGTCACCGCGCAGATGTGCATTGCCCAGGAAGAAGTGTTCGGGCCGGTACTGGCGATCATGCCGTTCGACACCGAAGAAGAGGCGATTGCCATCGCCAACGGCACCGAGTTCGGCCTGGTGGCGGGGGTGTTCACCCAGGACATCAGCCGCGCCATGCGCTGCACGCGCCGCCTGAAATCCGGCCAGGTGTTCGTCAACGAATGGTATGCCGGTGGCATTGAAACACCCTTTGGCGGCGTCGGCCTGTCGGGCTTTGGCCGGGAAAAGGGCCAGGAAGCCTTGTACAGCTACGTGCGCACCAAAAACGTGGCGATCCGGGTCGCCGGGGAGTGA
- a CDS encoding FAD-dependent oxidoreductase — protein sequence MLDISEYTQAATVASVPVSAPPLPVAAPSPRQPIVIIGSGYAGYGLAQALRKADHKVEIRVLTQESGHLYSKPALSIGLSQGKSAEALSGETPLAIEQRLNLRVYPHCKVLGIDSSARRLSTSFGDMEYGQLVLASGAQPIRLPIQGDTSALISVNNLQDYQGFRERLGGVRRVAILGDGLIGCEFANDLAHNGFSVDVIGLGRWPMERLLPAEAGQVLQHALGELGVTWHLQNTLQAIDSSGQGYRLTLADGHTLEADLVLSAVGLRPDLSLAESAGVAVGRGIQVNAQLQTSVPGIYALGDCIEIGGQLLPYLAPINQGIQALSKTLLGQPTAVDYPLMPVTVKTPAAPLCLLAPAIACEGEWRCTPTEDGLSAGFYDARGQLNGFVLLGRQAQTQRSALLQSCQHSQQAVA from the coding sequence ATGCTCGATATCAGTGAGTACACCCAGGCGGCCACGGTCGCCAGCGTGCCGGTCAGCGCGCCACCGCTGCCTGTCGCCGCGCCGTCGCCACGCCAGCCGATCGTCATCATCGGCAGCGGTTATGCCGGTTACGGCCTGGCCCAGGCGTTGCGCAAGGCCGACCACAAGGTCGAGATCCGCGTGCTGACCCAGGAGTCCGGTCACCTGTACTCCAAGCCCGCGCTTTCGATCGGGCTGTCCCAGGGCAAAAGCGCCGAGGCCTTGTCCGGCGAAACGCCGCTGGCCATCGAGCAGCGTCTGAACCTGCGGGTTTATCCGCACTGCAAGGTGCTGGGCATCGACAGTTCAGCGCGTCGCTTGAGTACCAGCTTCGGTGACATGGAGTACGGCCAGTTGGTCCTCGCCAGCGGTGCGCAACCGATTCGCTTGCCGATCCAGGGCGATACGTCGGCGCTGATCAGCGTCAACAACCTGCAGGACTATCAGGGCTTCCGTGAACGCCTGGGCGGCGTGCGGCGCGTCGCCATTCTCGGCGACGGTCTGATCGGTTGCGAGTTTGCCAACGATCTGGCGCACAACGGGTTTAGCGTCGATGTCATCGGCCTGGGCCGCTGGCCGATGGAGCGCCTGTTGCCCGCCGAAGCCGGGCAGGTGCTGCAGCATGCGCTGGGGGAACTGGGGGTGACGTGGCATCTGCAGAACACGCTGCAAGCCATCGACTCCAGCGGGCAGGGCTATCGCCTGACGCTCGCCGATGGCCACACTCTGGAGGCTGATCTGGTGTTGTCCGCGGTGGGCCTGCGCCCCGACCTGAGCCTGGCCGAGAGCGCTGGCGTGGCGGTTGGGCGAGGCATTCAAGTCAACGCCCAGTTGCAAACCTCTGTGCCGGGCATCTACGCCTTGGGCGACTGCATCGAGATTGGCGGGCAACTGCTGCCTTATCTGGCGCCGATCAACCAGGGCATCCAGGCCCTGAGCAAAACCCTGCTCGGCCAACCGACCGCCGTCGACTACCCGTTGATGCCCGTCACGGTAAAAACCCCGGCCGCGCCGCTGTGTCTGTTGGCGCCGGCCATCGCCTGCGAAGGCGAATGGCGTTGCACGCCGACCGAGGATGGCTTGAGTGCCGGTTTCTATGATGCCCGGGGCCAGCTTAATGGCTTTGTACTGCTCGGTCGCCAAGCGCAAACGCAACGCAGCGCATTGCTGCAGTCCTGTCAGCACTCTCAGCAGGCAGTTGCCTGA
- a CDS encoding NAD(P)/FAD-dependent oxidoreductase: MKNTINLPYDDASCGWYAALPEQPACKRLSGEQRADYAVIGAGFAGLAAARRLAEHHPQARILLVDAQRVAHGASGRNSGFVIDLPHKFALEHPDPAHKQRLLSLNRAAIAQLQGLVETRGIDCQWSHAGKYQGAVGERGLAYLDHFERLMSDLGEPFRRADSAELAKVLGTGHYRGAIYTPGCYLMQPAALVTGLARTLPANVELLEESPIQRLERDGRGGWILHGTAGQIRTPQLLLGTSIFTQEFGYLRNRLLPVMTFASWTRPLTDAELATYGGQLDWGLTPADHAGTTVRMTQDRRLIIRNTYKHVPKYGRSTSDAMRSKVQDSHRKAFLARFPQLAEVPFSHTWGGVYAISRNFTNFFGELENGVYASACDNGVGAAWGTISGTMLADLAVGAESVQLNDIRAVTGMPSLNPPEPFLGLGVRSRIRLAAWNSRSEL; the protein is encoded by the coding sequence ATGAAAAACACGATCAACCTGCCTTACGACGATGCGAGTTGCGGCTGGTATGCAGCGTTGCCCGAACAACCGGCGTGCAAGCGCCTGTCCGGCGAACAGCGCGCCGACTACGCCGTGATCGGCGCGGGTTTTGCCGGCCTGGCCGCGGCCCGTCGCCTGGCTGAACATCATCCGCAAGCCCGTATCCTGTTGGTGGATGCGCAACGGGTCGCCCATGGTGCCTCGGGGCGCAATTCGGGGTTTGTGATTGACCTGCCGCACAAGTTCGCGCTGGAGCATCCGGACCCTGCGCACAAGCAGCGCTTGCTGTCGCTCAACCGCGCCGCGATTGCGCAGCTGCAGGGCCTGGTCGAAACCCGTGGGATCGATTGCCAGTGGTCCCATGCCGGCAAATATCAAGGCGCCGTCGGCGAACGTGGCCTGGCTTACCTGGATCATTTCGAACGCCTGATGAGCGATCTCGGCGAACCGTTCCGCCGGGCCGATAGCGCCGAGCTGGCCAAGGTGTTGGGTACCGGCCATTATCGCGGCGCCATCTACACCCCCGGCTGCTACCTGATGCAACCGGCGGCGCTGGTCACGGGCCTGGCCCGGACCTTGCCGGCCAACGTCGAGCTGCTGGAAGAATCACCGATCCAGCGCCTGGAGCGCGACGGCCGTGGCGGCTGGATCTTACACGGCACCGCCGGGCAGATCCGTACCCCGCAGCTGCTGCTGGGCACGAGCATCTTCACCCAGGAGTTCGGCTACCTGCGCAATCGCCTGTTGCCGGTCATGACCTTTGCCAGCTGGACCCGCCCCCTGACCGATGCGGAGCTGGCGACCTATGGCGGCCAGTTGGACTGGGGACTGACCCCGGCGGATCACGCCGGCACCACGGTGCGCATGACCCAGGACCGCCGCCTGATTATCCGCAACACCTACAAGCACGTGCCCAAATACGGTCGCAGCACCAGCGATGCCATGCGTTCGAAAGTACAGGATTCCCATCGCAAGGCCTTCCTGGCGCGTTTCCCGCAGCTGGCCGAGGTGCCGTTCAGCCATACCTGGGGCGGCGTCTACGCCATCTCGCGTAACTTCACCAACTTCTTTGGCGAACTGGAAAACGGTGTCTACGCGTCGGCGTGCGACAACGGCGTCGGTGCGGCCTGGGGCACCATCTCCGGGACGATGCTCGCCGATCTCGCGGTGGGTGCCGAATCGGTGCAGCTCAACGACATCCGCGCGGTGACCGGCATGCCGTCGCTCAACCCGCCGGAACCCTTTCTCGGCCTGGGTGTTCGCTCGCGCATTCGCCTGGCGGCCTGGAACAGCCGGAGCGAGCTATGA
- a CDS encoding ethanolamine utilization protein EutQ gives MSLTDKGKRQVLRIDHQDLDFTFRGGPPGAAYVARALSNEVSPNIGVGFARWEGAQVAWTVLYDEVIFVIEGCFELQVGDELFAVTPGQLLWIPEGTELVYGGHALFGYVVHPGNWKQLHGLA, from the coding sequence ATGAGCCTCACGGATAAAGGCAAGCGCCAAGTGCTGCGCATCGACCATCAGGACCTGGATTTTACCTTTCGCGGTGGCCCGCCAGGCGCTGCCTATGTGGCGCGCGCCCTCAGCAACGAAGTCTCGCCGAACATCGGTGTCGGTTTTGCCCGCTGGGAAGGTGCGCAAGTGGCTTGGACGGTGCTGTATGACGAGGTGATTTTCGTCATCGAAGGGTGCTTCGAGTTGCAGGTCGGCGACGAGTTGTTTGCCGTCACACCCGGCCAGTTGCTGTGGATTCCCGAAGGCACGGAACTGGTTTATGGCGGGCACGCGTTGTTCGGGTATGTGGTTCACCCGGGCAACTGGAAGCAACTGCACGGTTTGGCTTGA